A part of Streptomyces sp. SLBN-31 genomic DNA contains:
- a CDS encoding PQQ-binding-like beta-propeller repeat protein yields the protein MTQPPQGGFGPPQDPPPEGGFGAPPPPQSPPPQGPSSPQPGYGHPQPPPPPQPPAQPPQQPGPYAQQPGPYAQPNPYGQPGPYGQPQQPGPYGAQPGYGYPSQPQYPGGPGMPPTGPRKGRPVLIAVAAVLALAVIGGVAYAVTRGGDDGKKPVAGQSDDPKPTASGTSGGSGGTKGSDPEDLNSGRQAGEAKVLWYKSPPDTPGSGADAPGMWITGKTVVKAAYKQVFAYGVADGATAWGPLTFPQKICSVTPQKSADDKVVVAYESGTGERAKCNKLQQLDLNTGAEGWSGTLGDGALFDNTINVSLSITGKTVVAGRAQSGVGFDVDSGKKLFEKTKYGSSCFPTAFAGGARLVSVASCDASEANEHEEIQELDPKTGKVRWTQEFDKGWTVSRTYSVDPLVVYSTNEDKKAWNISTFDAKGRFRSQVGFDENFAPQCGWQILDRDLQGCEGVAADANTLYLPTKATTGPNEIVAINLASGKEKWRVKSPADESMLPMKVEGGKLIAYVEPSYDAGGEVVSIATSGSDHKPAKLLRNPAGTADLENGFYSKAYDWVDGRFYLSSTRLAGNDDSKGKLILAFGN from the coding sequence ATGACACAGCCGCCGCAGGGTGGTTTCGGGCCGCCGCAGGATCCGCCGCCGGAGGGCGGATTCGGGGCGCCGCCGCCCCCGCAGTCCCCGCCGCCGCAGGGCCCGTCGTCCCCGCAGCCCGGCTACGGCCACCCCCAGCCTCCACCACCGCCTCAGCCGCCCGCGCAGCCACCCCAGCAGCCGGGCCCGTACGCCCAGCAGCCCGGTCCGTACGCGCAGCCCAACCCATACGGCCAACCTGGCCCCTACGGTCAGCCCCAGCAGCCCGGCCCGTACGGAGCGCAGCCCGGCTACGGGTATCCGTCGCAGCCCCAGTACCCGGGCGGCCCCGGAATGCCGCCGACCGGTCCCCGCAAGGGCAGGCCGGTGCTGATCGCGGTGGCGGCCGTCCTCGCCCTGGCCGTCATCGGCGGCGTCGCGTACGCGGTGACCCGCGGCGGGGACGACGGCAAGAAGCCGGTCGCCGGGCAGAGCGACGACCCCAAGCCCACCGCGTCCGGCACGTCGGGCGGCTCCGGCGGTACGAAGGGCTCCGACCCCGAGGACCTCAACTCGGGCCGCCAGGCCGGTGAGGCGAAGGTCCTCTGGTACAAGTCGCCGCCGGACACGCCCGGTTCGGGTGCCGACGCCCCGGGCATGTGGATCACCGGCAAGACGGTGGTGAAGGCGGCGTACAAGCAGGTCTTCGCCTACGGCGTGGCCGACGGCGCGACGGCCTGGGGCCCGTTGACCTTCCCGCAGAAGATCTGCTCGGTCACCCCCCAGAAGTCGGCCGACGACAAGGTCGTGGTGGCGTACGAGAGTGGCACCGGCGAGCGCGCCAAGTGCAACAAGCTCCAGCAACTCGACCTGAACACCGGCGCGGAGGGCTGGAGCGGCACGCTCGGCGACGGCGCGCTGTTCGACAACACCATCAACGTCTCGCTGTCCATCACCGGCAAGACGGTGGTGGCGGGCCGCGCCCAGTCCGGGGTGGGATTCGACGTCGACAGCGGCAAGAAGCTGTTCGAGAAGACGAAGTACGGCAGTTCCTGCTTCCCGACCGCGTTCGCGGGCGGCGCCAGGCTGGTCTCCGTCGCGTCCTGCGACGCCTCCGAGGCGAACGAGCACGAGGAGATCCAGGAGCTCGACCCGAAGACCGGCAAGGTCAGGTGGACGCAGGAGTTCGACAAGGGCTGGACCGTCTCACGGACCTACTCCGTCGACCCGCTCGTCGTCTACAGCACCAACGAGGACAAGAAGGCCTGGAACATCTCCACCTTCGACGCCAAGGGGCGCTTCCGCTCCCAGGTCGGATTCGACGAGAACTTCGCCCCGCAGTGCGGCTGGCAGATCCTCGACCGCGACCTGCAGGGCTGCGAGGGCGTGGCGGCCGACGCGAACACGCTCTACCTGCCGACCAAGGCGACCACCGGGCCGAACGAGATCGTCGCCATCAACCTGGCCAGCGGCAAGGAGAAGTGGCGCGTGAAGTCCCCGGCGGACGAGTCGATGCTGCCGATGAAGGTGGAGGGCGGCAAGCTCATCGCCTATGTCGAGCCGTCGTACGACGCGGGCGGCGAGGTCGTGTCGATCGCGACGAGCGGCTCGGACCACAAGCCGGCGAAGCTGCTGCGCAACCCGGCGGGCACGGCCGACCTGGAGAACGGCTTCTACTCCAAGGCCTACGACTGGGTCGACGGCCGCTTCTACCTCTCCTCGACGAGGCTGGCCGGCAACGACGACTCGAAGGGGAAGCTGATTCTCGCCTTCGGCAACTGA